Proteins encoded within one genomic window of Setaria italica strain Yugu1 chromosome IV, Setaria_italica_v2.0, whole genome shotgun sequence:
- the LOC101785640 gene encoding 6-phosphogluconate dehydrogenase, decarboxylating 1: MALTRIGLAGLAVMGQNLALNIAEKGFPISVYNRTTSKVDETVQRAKAEGNLPVYGFHDPASFVNSIQKPRVVIMLVKAGAPVDQTIATLAAHLEQGDCIIDGGNEWYENTERREKATEERGLLYLGMGVSGGEEGARNGPSLMPGGSFEAYKYIEDILLKVAAQVPDSGPCVTYIGKGGSGNFVKMVHNGIEYGDMQLIAEAYDVLKSVGKLTNGELQQVFSEWNKGELLSFLIEITADIFGIKDDQGDGYLVDKVLDKTGMKGTGKWTVQQAAELSVAAPTIEASLDSRFLSGLKDERVEASKIFQGDYSTGLPVDKAQLIEDVRQALYASKICSYAQGMNIIKAKSSEKGWGLNLGELARIWKGGCIIRAIFLDRIKKAYDRNADLANLLVDPEFAQEIMDRQAAWRRVVCLAINNGVSTPGMSASLAYFDSYRRDRLPANLVQAQRDYFGAHTYERVDMPGSFHTEWFKIARSNSQN, translated from the coding sequence ATGGCGCTCACAAGAATCGGTCTTGCTGGCCTTGCGGTCATGGGGCAGAACCTTGCCCTCAACATTGCAGAGAAAGGCTTCCCCATCTCTGTGTACAACAGGACGACCTCCAAGGTTGATGAGACTGTGCAGCGTGCCAAGGCAGAAGGAAACCTTCCAGTGTACGGTTTCCATGACCCTGCATCCTTTGTGAACTCCATTCAGAAACCACGTGTCGTCATCATGCTTGTCAAGGCTGGTGCACCAGTTGACCAGACCATTGCAACGCTAGCAGCTCACTTGGAGCAGGGTGACTGTATCATTGATGGAGGAAACGAGTGGTATGAGAACacagagaggagggagaaggcgaCGGAGGAGCGTGGCCTCCTTTATCTTGGCATGGGTGTATctggaggagaggagggtgcCCGCAATGGCCCGTCCTTGATGCCTGGAGGCTCATTTGAGGCATACAAGTACATTGAAGATATTCTTCTCAAGGTGGCTGCTCAGGTCCCTGACAGTGGCCCGTGTGTCACATATATTGGCAAAGGTGGATCTGGCAACTTTGTCAAGATGGTTCACAATGGGATTGAATATGGTGATATGCAGCTGATTGCTGAGGCATATGACGTTCTCAAGTCAGTTGGAAAGCTCACAAATGGTGAGCTGCAGCAGGTGTTCTCTGAATGGAACAAGGGTGAGCTCCTCAGTTTCTTGATTGAGATCACTGCGGACATATTTGGCATCAAGGACGACCAGGGTGATGGCTACTTGGTCGACAAAGTCCTGGACAAGACTGGGATGAAAGGAACTGGGAAGTGGACAGTGCAGCAGGCTGCTGAACTATCCGTGGCTGCTCCTACAATCGAGGCATCCTTGGACTCCAGGTTCCTGAGCGGTCTGAAGGATGAGCGTGTCGAGGCATCCAAAATCTTCCAAGGTGACTACTCTACTGGCCTGCCAGTGGACAAGGCACAGCTGATCGAAGACGTGAGGCAAGCACTCTACGCCTCCAAGATCTGCAGCTACGCGCAGGGCATGAACATCATCAAGGCCAAGAGCTCAGAGAAAGGATGGGGCCTCAACCTTGGTGAGCTAGCGAGGATCTGGAAGGGAGGGTGCATCATCCGCGCCATCTTCCTCGACCGCATCAAGAAGGCCTACGACAGGAACGCCGACCTCGCCAACCTCCTCGTGGACCCTGAGTTCGCCCAGGAGATCATGGACAGGCAAGCGGCGTGGCGCAGGGTCGTCTGCCTCGCCATCAACAACGGCGTCAGCACCCCGGGCATGTCCGCTAGCCTGGCCTACTTCGACTCCTACAGGCGGGACAGGCTGCCCGCCAACCTTGTGCAGGCGCAGAGGGATTACTTTGGGGCTCACACCTACGAGAGGGTCGACATGCCGGGTTCTTTCCACACCGAGTGGTTCAAGATCGCGCGCAGCAACTCCCAGAACTga
- the LOC101777577 gene encoding extra-large guanine nucleotide-binding protein 3 (The sequence of the model RefSeq protein was modified relative to this genomic sequence to represent the inferred CDS: added 73 bases not found in genome assembly) yields MAAAGGGDWEDLVRRMFPPGTTIPEPPANLDYSIALEYDGPPVSYELPRIEPVNIPAIPTADPVSGPLGLANGAVPVAPVVGPARRANPPPPPRVAQAQRAHHSSAAQARGSSASANSAAARDEEYSDDDDEDSRSPRSLQGHKAAARPAAPDGRRAQVVTFGVAAAAEDSKYESKEFDEVSEQYVAVTRVEKKGRTCHRCGKSKWESKESCIVCDARYCSHCLLRAMGSMPEGRKCITCIGQPIDEEAKRSKLGKGSRILLRLLSPLEVKQILKVEKECQANQLRPEQLIVNGFPLHDEEMADLLSCQRPPGNLKPGRYWYDKESGLWGKEGEKPDRVISTNLNFNGKLQPDASNGTAQVYINGREITKLELRILKIAKVQCPRDTHFWVYHDGGYEEEGQNNIKGKIWESPLTRLACALVSLPVPPVNSDEPKDENHYSSRSVPNYFDHKKVQKLLILGSPGAGTSTIFKQAKLLYGSRFTHEELESIKLMIQSNMFKYLGILLEGRERFEEEALAVSNHTNSEDEDPHQDDNKPTSSNSCIYSINAKLKKFSDWLLDIIAMGDLYAFFPAATREYAPVVDELGNDPAIQATYKRKDELHFLPDAAEYFLSRAIEVSSNEYEPSEKDVIYAEGVTQGNGLSFIDFTLDDRSPMSESFGDSHEAYSQPVNKYQLIRVSAKGMNEGCKWVEMFEDVRMVIFSVALSDYDQLASPGSSGCRSLVNKMIQSRDLFEATVRQPCFRDTPFVLVLNKYDLFEEKIGRSPLSAACEWFGDFCPLRTHHNNQSLAQQAFYYVAMKFKDLYAASTGGRKLFVWQARARDRPTVDEAFRYIREVLRWEDERDAAGYCPEESFYSTTELSSSRLIAADAA; encoded by the exons atggcggcggcgggcgggggcgactGGGAGGACCTGGTGCGCCGGATGTTCCCGCCGGGGACCACCATCCCGGAGCCGCCCGCCAACCTCGACTACTCCATCGCGCTCGAGTACGACGGCCCGCCGGTCTCCTACGAGCTCCCGAGGATCGAGCCCGTCAACATCCCCGCCATACCCACCGCCGACCCCGTCTCCGGGCCCCTGGGCCTTGCCAACGGCGCCGTCCCGGTGGCGCCGGTCGTCGGGCCTGCCCGTCGCgccaacccgccgccgccgccccgggtTGCTCAGGCTCAGCGTGCGCACCACTCGTCGGCTGCGCAGGCCAGGGGGAGCTCGGCGTCGGCCaattcggcggcggcgcgggatgaGGAGTACtccgacgatgacgatgaggacTCCCGCTCGCCGAGGAGCTTGCAGGGGCACAAGGCTGCTGCGAGGCCTGCTGCGCCGGATGGGAGGCGGGCTCAGGTGGTCACCttcggggtggcggcggcggcggaggacagCAAGTACGAGAGCAAGGAGTTCGATGAGGTCTCCGAGCAGTACGTCGCGGTGACGAGggtggagaagaaggggaggaccTGCCACCGGTGCGGCAAGAGCAAGTGGGAGAGCAAGGAGTCCTGCATCGTCTGCGATGCCAGGTACTGCAGCCACTGCCTGCTCAGGGCCATGGGGTCAATGCCCGAAGGCCGCAAGTGCATCACCTGCATTGGCCAGCCCATCGACGAGGAGGCCAAGCGGTCCAAGCTGGGGAAGGGTTCCAGGATACTGTTGCGGTTGCTCAGCCCCTTGGAGGTGAAGCAAATCCTCAAGGTCGAGAAGGAGTGCCAGGCGAATCAGCTCCGGCCTGAGCAGCTCATTGTAAATGGCTTCCCTCTTCATGACGAAGAGATGGCGGACTTGCTTAGTTGCCAACGGCCTCCTGGAAATCTCAAGCCTGGAAGATATTGGTATGACAAGGAGTCAGGATTGTGGGGAAAG GAAGGTGAAAAGCCAGACAGGGTTATTAGCACTAACCTGAACTTTAATGGAAAGCTTCAGCCTGATGCAAGCAATGGCACCGCTCAGGTCTATATTAATGGACGAGAAATCACCAAGCTTGAACTGAGAATTCTAAAG ATTGCAAAAGTTCAGTGCCCCCGTGACACTCACTTTTGGGTTTACCATGATGGCGGATATGAGGAAGAAGGCCAAAACAATATCAAAGGGAAAATATGGGAGTCA CCTTTGACACGTTTGGCATGCGCCTTGGTTTCACTACCCGTGCCTCCTGTGAACTCTGATGAGCCAAAAGATGAAAATCATTATTCATCAAGAAGTGTCCCTAATTACTTCGACCACAAAAAAGTTCAGAAGCTTCTTATTCTTGGATCACCAGGAGCTGGAACAAGTACCATATTTAAACAG GCTAAGTTATTATATGGCTCTAGGTTTACTCATGAAGAACTTGAGAGTATCAAACTAATGATCCAAAGCAACATGTTCAAGTACCTGGGGATTCTGCTCGAGGGCCGTGAGCGCTTTGAGGAAGAGGCTTTGGCTGTATCAAATCACACAAACTCAGAGGATGAAGATCCTCATCAAG ATGATAATAAACCTACTAGTTCAAATTCTTGCATATACTCAATCAATGCAAAGCTGAAGAAGTTCTCTGATTGGCTTCTGGACATCATAGCAATGGGAGACCTATATGCATTCTTCCCTGCAGCTACACGTGAATATGCTCCAGTTGTTGATGAACTGGGGAACGATCCTGCC CTATTGAAGTATCAAGTAATGAATACGAGCCTTCGGAAAAAGATGTAATATATGCTGAAGGAGTAACACAAGGGAATGGATTGTCCTTTATTGATTTCACCCTGGATGACCGCAGCCCTATGTCAGAATCATTCGGCGACAGCCATGAGGCATACTCGCAACCAGTAAACAA ATACCAGCTGATCAGAGTAAGCGCCAAGGGCATGAATGAGGGCTGCAAGTGGGTGGAAATGTTTGAGGATGTCCGCATGGTGATCTTCTCCGTAGCGCTCAGTGACTACGATCAGCTTGCATCCCCTGGAAGCAGTGGCTGCAGGTCCCTCGTGAATAAGATGATCCAAAGCAGGGACTTGTTTGAGGCCACAGTCAG GCAACCTTGCTTCCGCGACACGCCGTTCGTGCTGGTGCTGAACAAGTACGACCTGTTCGAGGAGAAGAtaggccgctcgccgctgtcgGCGGCGTGCGAGTGGTTCGGCGACTTCTGCCCGCTGCGGACGCACCACAACAACCAGTCGCTGGCGCAGCAGGCCTTCTACTACGTGGCCATGAAGTTCAAGGACCTGTACGCGGCGAGCACCGGCGGCCGGAAGCTCTTCGTGTGGCAGGCGCGCGCCCGCGACCGGCCCACCGTCGACGAGGCCTTCCGCTACATCCGGGAGGTGCTCCGGTGGGAGGACgagcgcgacgccgccggcTACTGCCCGGAGGAGTCCTTCTACAGCACCACGGAGCTCAGCTCGTCCCGCCtcatcgccgccgacgccgcgtaG
- the LOC101753919 gene encoding pentatricopeptide repeat-containing protein At5g27270, whose protein sequence is MAAPMAAAAANVSITCCCSSSYEDDDSATSSWSLSSQRRRPYRRLLHEEAQRLRRARRSQGPGADTPRWVRRTADQMARYVEDDRAGHVYGRHVVAAVRAVRATASRPSADMRLAMASFVTKLTFREMCVVLREQRGWRQARDFFAWMKLQLCYEPSVVAYTILLRLYGRVGKIKLAEETFLEMLEVGCEPDAVACGTLLCAYARWGQHKDMMLFYSAARRRDIVPPISVYNYMISSLQKQKLHGKVIQVWKQMLEAGVAPNQFTYTVIISSFVKEDLLEEAMDVFGEMKRRKFIPEEATYSLLISLSSKHGRGEQALQLFEEMRVQGIVPSNYTCASLLSLYYKNEDYSKALSLFSEMEDNKIVPDEVIYGILIRIYGKLGLYEDAHRTFAEIGKADLLSDEQTYVAMAQVHMNVGHYDRALEVLESMKVRNVKPSHFSYSALLRCYVAKEDMAAAEDSFRALSKYGLPDVFCCNDLLRLYIRLGHLEKARTLVLKMREDNFQLDDDLHMTVMELYCKIGMVDDAEKLFKEIQRNGKPMKIPTMVSLIEMYARNRTRAIQKYQSLSKALDKTSSSSAGMALKFLLDMPGGLSSVSQLISKLAREGSTDEAKFIYDQLIEMGIKPNDSAVATLIVQYGQGEQLEQAQELFESASASFPEGAHIYNAMVDAFCKCGKTEDAYHLFMEMADQGNNRDAVTVSILVNHLTKNGKFQEVENIIHGCFRDEVQLDTVLYNTFIKSMLESGKLHSAVGIYDRMISSGISRSMQTFNIMISVYGKGGKLDKAIDMFAAAQELGLPIDEKIYTNMLSLYGKAGRHQEASLMFKRMKEDGIRPGKISFNSMINAYATSGLHMEAKSIFQEMQGSGHAPNSLSYLALIRAYTEGKLYAEAEETIQMMLNSNITPSCPHFSHLIFAFLKEGKISGAQRIFNRMVEEIGVAPDLACCRTMMRVYLEQGLVDDAISLFEMTRESLKPDSFILSAAFHLYEHAGRESEAGHVLDAISVNGTAFLRNLKVGSKLRC, encoded by the exons ATGGCAGCTCCAATGGCGGCCGCAGCGGCCAACGTATCCatcacctgctgctgctcctcctcttaTGAAGACGACGAtagcgccacctcctcctggtCACTCTCCTCCCAGCGCCGCCGGCCTTACCGGCGCCTCCTCCACGAGGAGGCGCAGCggctccgccgcgcgcgccggagCCAGGGCCCGGGCGCCGACACGCCGCGGTGGGTGCGCCGCACCGCAGACCAGATGGCCCGGTACGTCGAGGACGACCGCGCTGGCCACGTCTACGGCCGCcacgtcgtcgccgccgtccgcgcggTTCGCGCCACGGCGTCGCGCCCCTCCGCGGACATGCGCCTGGCCATGGCGTCGTTCGTCACCAAGCTCACCTTCCGCGAGATGTGCGTCGTCCTCCGCGAGCAGCGCGGCTGGCGCCAGGCGCGCGACTTCTTCGCATGGATGAAGCTCCAG CTGTGCTATGAACCAAGCGTTGTAGCCTACACCATCCTTCTGAGGTTGTATGGCCGGGTTGGGAAGATCAAGCTTGCTGAAGAGACATTTCTTGAGATGCTCGAGGTTGGCTGTGAGCCTGATGCAGTAGCATGTGGAACCCTCTTGTGCGCATACGCCAGGTGGGGGCAGCACAAGGACATGATGCTCTTCTACTCCGCGGCGCGCAGGCGCGACATAGTTCCCCCAATTTCGGTCTACAATTACATGATCTCGTCTTTGCAGAAGCAGAAGCTGCACGGCAAAGTTATCCAGGTGTGGAAGCAGATGCTGGAAGCTGGCGTCGCGCCGAATCAGTTCACATATACTGTCATCATCAGCTCCTTTGTCAAGGAAGATCTCTTGGAGGAGGCCATGGATGTGTTCGGTGAGATGAAGCGGCGCAAATTTATTCCGGAGGAGGCAACTTACAGCCTTTTGATCAGCTTGAGCTCCAAACATGGTAGAGGAGAACAGGCGTTGCAGCTCTTTGAAGAGATGAGGGTTCAGGGAATTGTCCCCAGTAACTACACATGTGCATCTCTCTTGTCACTGTATTATAAGAATGAGGACTACTCAAAGGCACTTTCCCTATTTTCAGAGATGGAAGATAACAAGATTGTTCCTGATGAAGTCATCTATGGAATTCTTATCAGGATTTACGGTAAGCTTGGGCTTTATGAGGACGCACATCGCACATTTGCGGAGATTGGGAAGGCGGATCTTCTGAGCGACGAGCAGACTTATGTGGCAATGGCTCAAGTTCACATGAATGTTGGACATTACGATAGAGCACTGGAGGTGTTAGAATCTATGAAGGTGAGGAATGTGAAGCCTTCGCACTTTTCTTACAGTGCTCTTCTCCGATGCTATGTTGCAAAGGAAGACATGGCTGCTGCAGAAGATAGCTTCAGAGCTCTCTCCAAATATGGCCTCCCTGACGTGTTTTGCTGCAATGACCTGCTCAGGTTGTATATCAGACTGGGCCATCTAGAAAAGGCCAGGACACTAGTACTGAAGATGAGGGAAGATAATTTCCAGCTTGATGATGACCTTCATATGACAGTGATGGAACTTTATTGCAAAATCGGTATGGTTGACGATGCAGAGAAATTATTCAAAGAGATTCAGAGAAATGGAAAACCCATGAAAATTCCAACAATGGTTTCACTTATAGAGATGTATGCTAGAAACAGAACCAGGGCTATTCAGAAATATCAGAGCCTGTCAAAGGCGCTAGACAAAACTAGTAGTTCATCAGCTGGCATGGCATTGAAATTCTTGTTGGACATGCCTGGGGGCTTGTCCAGTGTGTCCCAATTGATAAGCAAATTGGCCAGGGAAG GGAGTACAGATGAGGCAAAATTCATTTATGACCAGCTGATTGAAATGGGGATCAAGCCTAATGATTCTGCAGTTGCTACTTTGATTGTCCAATATGGCCAGGGGGAGCAGTTAGAGCAAGCACAAGAACTGTTCGAGTCGGCATCAGCATCGTTTCCAGAAGGAGCACATATCTACAATGCCATGGTTGATGCATTCTGTAAATGCGGCAAAACTGAGGATGCATACCATCTTTTCATGGAAATGGCTGATCAAGGCAATAATAGAGATGCAGTGACAGTTAGCATTCTTGTCAATCACCTGACTAAAAAtg GGAAATTTCAAGAGGTTGAAAACATCATACATGGCTGTTTCCGCGATGAAGTTCAGCTTGACACTGTCTTGTACAATACTTTCATCAAGTCGATGCTTGAGTCAG GTAAACTGCATTCAGCCGTTGGCATATATGATCGCATGATATCCTCTGGCATTTCACGGTCCATGCAGACATTCAATATAATGATAAG TGTTTATGGCAAAGGAGGAAAGCTGGACAAGGCTATTGACATGTTTGCTGCTGCACAGGAGCTAGGCTTGCCAATCGATGAAAAGATATACACAAACATGCTTAGCTTATATGGAAAAGCTG GTAGGCATCAGGAGGCATCTTTAATGTTCAAAAGAATGAAGGAAGATGGTATCAGGCCTGGAAAG ATCAGCTTCAATTCCATGATCAACGCCTATGCCACTTCTGGACTGCACATGGAGGCAAAGAGTATATTCCAGGAGATGCAGGGCAGCGGTCATGCTCCCAACTCGCTTTCCTATCTTGCACTGATCAGAGCATACACAGAGGGCAAACTCTATGCAGAAGCTGAGGAAACCATTCAGATGATGCTGAACAGCAACATAACCCCATCCTGCCCTCACTTCAGCCACCTGATTTTTGCCTTTCTGAAGGAAGGAAAGATCAGTGGTGCCCAGAGGATCTTCAACCGAATGGTGGAGGAGATAGGTGTGGCTCCCGATCTGGCCTGCTGCAGGACCATGATGAGAGTGTACCTGGAGCAAGGTCTTGTGGATGATGCGATCTCGCTCTTTGAGATGACTCGTG